GTATTTACAACGACCCACTAAACTGGCAAGAATCACACTTATTTTCTTAAGAAAATTCTCATGTCAGAACAGGCGCTGAAACAGCAGATCCAGAATCTGAAAAAGCATAATGCCCGGCTTGCCAGGCTGGCGCGTGACGCCCGTAGTAAGCTCAGCGCAGCCCTGGACGGTACGGGCTTGTGCCTGTGGCAGCTCGACGTACCAACGGGAAAGTTGATTATCTATAACCGTCGCTGGGGCTCTATGCTCGGTTATCAGCCGAAAGAGCTGAGCGCACAGTTTGAAGTCTGGCGCGATCATTTGCACCCTGATGACAGGCAGATGGTGCTGAATGCTTTCTACGATCACCTGCATGGTAAAACCCCTTTTTATGAAGCACTGCACCGGATGCAGCATAAAAACGGCAAAATCACCTGGGTACTGGACCGGGGTCGCGTCAGTGAATGGGATGAACACGGAACCCCCCTTAAGGTGACCGGAACCCATATTGATATGACCAAAGAGAAGCAGTACGAAGAGCAACTCGCCATGCTGGCCAACCACGACCCGCTAACCGGGCTTGCCAACCGTCACGCCTTAGTCAAACATTTCGAGGCATTAAAAAATTCAGGGGCGCTCTGCGTGGCATTTATTGACCTGGATGATTTCAAAACGGTGAACGATACTTTTGGGCATCGTAGCGGCGATGAACTGTTAATTCAGCTCAGCCATCGGTTACGCGAAAGCTGCCCGCAAGGGAGTATCGTCGGTCGTCTGGGTGGCGATGAGTTCGTGCTCTTGTTACCTTTCCCGCTCTCCAGTCTGCTGGTGAATAGCGCAGCGCACAGTTGCCTGCGGGCAGCACTGATGCCCTTCGAACTGGATAACGGGCAAGCGCGGGTGGGCGCCTCGATTGGGATTGATGAGGTGCAGTGGCAGGATGATTTTGTCAATGCACTCAGGCGCGCCGATCAGTCGATGTA
This sequence is a window from Enterobacter sp. RHBSTW-00994. Protein-coding genes within it:
- a CDS encoding sensor domain-containing diguanylate cyclase produces the protein MSEQALKQQIQNLKKHNARLARLARDARSKLSAALDGTGLCLWQLDVPTGKLIIYNRRWGSMLGYQPKELSAQFEVWRDHLHPDDRQMVLNAFYDHLHGKTPFYEALHRMQHKNGKITWVLDRGRVSEWDEHGTPLKVTGTHIDMTKEKQYEEQLAMLANHDPLTGLANRHALVKHFEALKNSGALCVAFIDLDDFKTVNDTFGHRSGDELLIQLSHRLRESCPQGSIVGRLGGDEFVLLLPFPLSSLLVNSAAHSCLRAALMPFELDNGQARVGASIGIDEVQWQDDFVNALRRADQSMYQIKHTGKNGVAIGSTLISISRTGTDD